A stretch of the Massilia varians genome encodes the following:
- a CDS encoding YchJ family protein, translating into MSKTTTPGACPCGGPSLSACCGPFIAGEALPPTAETLMRSRYTAYTLKNEPYLLATWHPTTRPTEPIIDDEEAIRWLGLEIKSALRLRQRKVNSPDDPDSDTVEFVARFKVGGRAHRLHEVSRFLREPDLETGVKRWYYLDGSFPK; encoded by the coding sequence ATGTCCAAAACGACCACCCCTGGCGCCTGCCCCTGCGGCGGGCCGTCCCTGAGCGCCTGTTGCGGCCCGTTCATCGCCGGCGAAGCCCTGCCGCCGACGGCTGAGACCCTGATGCGTTCGCGCTACACAGCGTATACGCTCAAAAACGAGCCTTACTTGCTGGCTACCTGGCATCCGACAACGCGTCCGACTGAACCCATCATCGATGACGAGGAAGCAATCCGCTGGCTCGGGCTTGAGATAAAATCTGCTTTACGTTTACGTCAACGTAAAGTAAATTCGCCGGACGATCCAGACAGCGATACCGTGGAATTCGTCGCCCGCTTCAAGGTCGGGGGACGCGCGCATCGGTTGCACGAAGTGAGCCGTTTCCTGCGCGAGCCCGACCTCGAGACCGGGGTAAAGCGCTGGTATTACCTGGACGGCAGTTTCCCAAAATAA